DNA sequence from the Cucumis melo cultivar AY chromosome 6, USDA_Cmelo_AY_1.0, whole genome shotgun sequence genome:
aatattTAACCTATAATCTGAAAAGTTCAAACCAAAcggagaaagaaaaaagaaagataaagaaagaaaaatcaaacGATTAGGTTGATTTGAAATTGGCTTTTGAGTTTTAGTTGTTGAATTCAATTatgatttataaaatatatatatatatatatatatatatatatatatatatatatatatatatatatatatatatatatatatatatatgatctcTTCTTATATGGATTCAAACAACTGCACGAAGTACAGAATAATCATTTAAGATTTATATCCTTTTAACACTACATTCATACCTTTTTAACTAACTTCCATTTTTTGGCAAGTGAAGAACTGGGAGCCGATATCATTTCAGCAAAATTTGGCAGCATCAGTTATTGAAGTTTTTAGAATAATTGAGGAGGTATTATTCCTGTGAAGACAATTACTTTAGTTAGGTCTTAATGAAAAGAGTTTTGGTTTTGTTCCTATGAATTGCAATGATACTTGGTACTTAAATATTTGAAGTTTTGGAGTAAATAAACTATTTATAGAGATACTGTTACATATTCTGATCAATAAATTTTTAGCACTAGAGTTTATATTCTACCTGGAAATTTGTCTAAGTTGTTAGTGGTGATTCTTGTTGGTTTGTCCTGCCTTCTTTTCAAATAATCAATACCATATGCAACTGGTGGAAATAgtagtagtttttttttttttccttttgaattTACTATTGAGGGTTATgttataaagtttgtttaataTTATGGAATTATAATGAAAAACTTGCAGACTGTTGATCAGTTTTTTGACCTGAACCTTCCGATGGACATCACACATTTGCAAGCTCTCCTGTCCATTGTCTACCACAGCTTGGATGGCTATTTATCTGGTCTGCTCAACCAGTTAGGTAATGTATGAATTTCTGAATTTAGGAAGAATGTGTGTTGATGGAAAACTGAACACACTCAACTCACATGAATATATATGATAGGAATCAAGAACTCGTTATTGAATTCAAAAGATACTCTAAGGTATTATATGACCTTTTTCCTTGCACTCCCGAGACAAGACTCTATACTAACATCAAAAGCAAGATAACTTCCTAGGTCCAACTACATAATAGTCCCTATTCTAACCATCTCATCTGTGGTCCCACTAGATGATGGCTCCTCTCCCTAACAAACTCTTTTCTCTTTCTACCGCTCCACTCATTTATGGATACAACTGGTGGTCTAATAATACATTTATacatttattaaatattatcaTAAACCAGCATATCCATGACTGGTTCTTTCGTGTACTCCTTTCCTTTCTGGAGTTTGAAGACCAAGATCATGTACGGTTAACTTATTGATGATTTGGTTATATTATCTTTCCTTTATTAATTACTACTCTTTAAATGGTCATTTTATTGGTGATTTGATCATATTATCTTTCCTTTGCAGTCGAGAAGAATTGTTTGTATCCACCTGTTCCTCCACTGACTCGTTTTGTGGAGACAGCCACAACAGGAAAGAAAAAGTTGCCTGAATCTCATTTAGACGAGCATGTGAGCAGAAAATTGAATGGCCTGACAATATCGAAGCTTTGTATTAAATTGAATACTCTTGGTGTAAGTGATGCTATAATTTACAAGCTTCCTTGTCTCGCTAAATGTGCAGCATGTTTAAAGTTACGTGAGATAATTATCATATTGTAAATAccatatttttaatatctagGGCATGGTTTTTGAGATGTGAGGTCTGTTAATGACATTACAAGATTGGCGGATGGCAGTTCCCCCTCAAGTCTCTTGTGCAACCATAGTAAACAGCATTTAATGGCATTGCCGATTGTTAgttttattttgtgatatgGCTATTTTCTCTTCATGCAGTATATTCAAAAACAAATTGTAACACTGGAGGACAGAGTTGGAAAATCTTGGGCACTTCTTGGAGGATCTGCCAAGCATAAACTGGGTACTTTTACTTGATATTTGTGTTCAATATGCATAGGATTAATGATTGGTAAAAGACAGAAACTAGTGATCTGACTTCATTTTGGTTGGCCTAAAGTgcctattttgaaaattttagagACCAAATATACACCAACACCAAATATTTGAGACCAGAAAGTTTATTTTGTCAAAAGAAAAGGGTCTTTTAGAACCATTTTTTTCATGTTAAGGACTAAATAGAGACCAATCTCAAGCCTTAGGGATCACGTGTTTTTTTTGTCCTAAAATGTTCAATCTTTTTGAGTCTTTTAACAACTTTGCTTGTATACTaagttaaaataataaattgagTAAGAGTAGTTAAGGAGATAGAGATCACATCATAGTTTTCTTACATAAAAATCCTGCACAAGGGAAAACTTATGGGCACCCGTGCCATGAACAAGTCTACTATGAAAGAATTACAACTTAGACTTTATAACCCAGATTTACGAGTGTACTTACTTGATGTTCTTTACAGCCCCACCTAAAATCATGGACCAAGGTGCTTCtagattaaaaatatatatatataatacatcaTTAATCCACAAAGTTTAGATACCTTGTAGCTATTTAGATTTTAAGGGCACAAACATAATACTAGAGACCAAACAAAGTCTTACTCTTCAAATTTGTTGATCTCTAAATCCATTGCAAATTAGATAGATGATTCTGTACTTGACGGAAAATTGAATATTTTTACAACACCTGGACACCTTGAATTGAAgcagttttatttatttatgtctATAATAAATTTAGAGTGGTTATTCCAACGTATTGCCTCTGCttcatttaatttaaaaatgattCTTTGAAAATATCTGTATCATCGTCCAATCAGCCCAGGTAGAGGTTTCCACGACTTCAAATGGTGGTATTGGTACCTTCAGTGACGAAGCTAATGAGTTGTTTGCCAACACTTTCAATAACATTAAGAGTTTCATCGCAAAATCTATCAGCAAGTTCTGTGACTTTACTGGTGAGTTGCAAAAACTTATTTACATCGGTCAAGATTAGCAGCCAGTTCTATTTTATCTTGAAAATTTTTGCAGTTAGTGATGTTAAGGTATATTAAACATATAATTCGTTGACCCTAACAGTAAAATGCATTTTCTGATTTCCGTAATTTCTATCCAAGTATATCCACAATAGGGGGAACTGGGAAGGATGTAGCCTATTTAATTCACGCATGGTTTAGTTTGTCTCCTGAAATTTTCCATTCTGTTTGGATCAGGGTGAAGTTCTTTTTACACTTCTATTTTCGGTTTATTTTTAAACTGTATTGGAAGATGATTGTAGAATGTAACTGtcaaaaatcttatttttacAATCTTTTCATCTCTGCATGATAGTGTTACTTTTGATCAAATTCTACTCTCCAGGCACAAGAGTTATTTTCTCAGATCTCAGAGACGAGTTCCTCTCATATTTGTATCGTGGCAATGTTGAAGCTGCTCGAGTAGAAGGCTTCCTCGTGCATCTTGATGTTGTAAGATCTTTGATTCACGAAATGTGATATTTTGGACAATTTTGTCCGGCACACCTTGGATATCTGAACTATATTTCTTTATAATTTTCATTTCTGGGTCGTATTAATCTAAGCTGGCTCTCATAGGTCCTGAACAATGTATGTGGGATGATCGATGATACTCTTAGGGATCTTGTGGTACTAAGCATTTGTCGAGCATCAATGGTACGCTAATCCAATCAATGAAATTATAGTTGAAACATTTTCTTTAACTCTGAGATAATGGTCAATCTTCCCTTTATAATTTCATCAAACCATTGAAATTATTGTTATTTCACTTTCCACAAAAACCCTACTACATTTCACTTTTTCCTCGGAAATGTATTGTTTTCCAGGAAGCCTTCACATGGGTGATGCTTAGTGGAGGTCCTTCACGTGGATTTTCTGATTCAGATATTGTTCTAATTAGGGAAGATCTAGGCATGTTGAAGGTATGTACACTAAGTTAAATTTACTTCTATAATTGTACTTTGCGATATAGAATTCTTGTAACATGTAAGGTCGTACCTTGcttgtaaattaaaaaaaaatgtctgTATGAACTTTTGGTTTGCGATAAAAGAATCAGACAATATTGCCTCTTGCATCCGTCAATTTCAGGACTTCTTTATAGCTGATGGAGAAGGCCTTCCCCGTACTCTTGTTGAGAAGGAAGCCAAATTTGCTGAAGAAATATTGGGATTATATTCACTTCCGGTTAGTTTGTCTTATTAGTCAAGTTTATATGATAATTAAGTTCCCGTAGTAGAGGGTTTCATGTGGGCTGCGTTTTCAAATTGTTGCATTTTCCTGCAGACTGAAACTATTATCCAATTACTGATGAGTTCAAGTGGGAAAAATTCTACTGAGTTGGATCCGTGTAGTAATAATGCCAGTCTTCAATTTAATGATTCCCAGGCATTGGTACGAATCTTGTGCCATAAAAAAGATACGGAAGCTTCCACATTTCTAAAGCGAAAATATAATCTCCCTGCTTCTTCAGGTATCTTTTTCTCTACATCATTAAAGATTTCATAACCCTTGAAACATTATTTCTTCTTGATAAATGGAAGTTTCTCAAATGAGAACTCTCCTTATTCGAAGTGAACCTCCACAACTATAATGTATTGATAAACAACTTCaaaaaagtaaaacaaattTGGGTTAGAAAAATGAtcaaagataaaaaaagaaaaaaaaaagagaactgATTTCTATTTTCAATATTTCAAACTTCCATAATCTAGTTGATCAAACTAGATTGAAAGTTTTAAACATGCATTCTAAACGCAAGAATACAAAGACAACATAAAGCTCGAGAGAGTTTTAAACTCTATGAGAAGTTCATTCAAATTCAACTTTATCCTAAAATGTGAAAAATACATCACTTTTATGCTAAATGAAAGGTCACTACAAAGGACACAACCTTCTTTCATCTATGTAGTCTAGATTCAAACCCAACTCTTCGAGTTCATATATGAACcttcaataaattcaaagacATAAAATCAATAGGTACATAATGTATTAAAAGTGAGAATGAAACTGAATTCAGATTCATTTAGGTCTTTTGGGTGAAAAGATGTCTTTTGTAGCTTAAAATTATGCAACCTTGTGTAGGATTTTTTTAGCTCAAATTGAAGAGTTTTTGGCTTTTTGCCACTTACTTTTCCTGATCAGAGAGGAATTCAATAGGTGAAAGAAACAACTTCTAATTGAAATGATGCAAAAAATAGTATTTCTAACTTCATATCGAAGTACACACTTGTATAGGACTACTAAAAATCTACCAACTCAAAAACtacaatatgaaaaaaaaaaccaacacaAGTGAATATGAACAAACTCAAATCTAATCATCAATAATCAATGGCTAGTATGTTTTAAATGTCACTGGACGTTCTTCAGAAGGAGAGCTAAAATGTAATGTTCTAATGACATGATCGTAAATTTTTTTGGGTCGTTTGTAATTTTGCACAAACCATAGAACGTGAATCAACATTTCTAAAATCGAAAACTTCATTGAGCATAATTTTTTCCATGCTTTCTAAGATTGTGTTTTATAATTATCATTTCCTCTCTCCCTCCTCCTCCTTTTATTACAACTTTTTCCTATATAAGTTAATTTGTTACTGGGATTTAAAATAGGATGCTAATATTACATGACATCGTGCAACTAGAGTTGTTCATTGTGAGAATGGATTCATTTGATGGAACTTATTCTTTATTTTGCTTCTTAACATACTCAATAACATATAGCATATAGAGTTAACTATTTCTACTTTtcttaaaaatacttttttttgcTAAGATTCACAATAGCATTTTGCAGAGAACTATGCCTTCAATAAGAACTTGATAActattattttcatttatttattttatatcttTTCATCAAACATAATTTGGTGGTTTCTTTACAACGGCTTGTTTTCGAGATAATTGAGTGCATATTTCTTGCTTATTTCACTAGTAATAGTTTTAACTTCCTTCTAATTCTTGCAGATTATGACGATACCCCATCATTGAAAGACTCAACTTGATATCTGATTTTTGACTAATAAAAATGGATTTATCTATGTTCGATTTGACAATCATTTTCgttttttaaaacaattgaACTTTTAAATGGTACTTCATCTATTGTTTTCAAAATCTAAGTCAAATTTTGAGTCTAGAAACGTATTTTTTTCCTTCCTAAATTTGACTCTAggtttaaatattttcaaaatctaaaaagTTGAAAACGAAATCATTATCAAATCAAATAGGATGTAGGGATTGTGTTTGGTGGCCACTTTCAAAGAAAGAGGAAGGGGAAAGGATAATGGATTTAGGCCGATTCTAGTTGGGAAAGGCAAGTTTTATTGATAGGATAATGGATTTAGGCCGATTCTAGTTGGGAAAGGCAAGTTTTATTGATGATCTATTGAAGAGTAAAGTTTTGTCAGTTTTAGTATTCATGTATATTGTACATAATGTATTCCATTGTAATGTCATTTTATAATAGAATAAATTTGTCACAGTATCTGATTATATTCTTAATATGTccagaaaaaaaatgaaacaaaatgtTTGATGCTTAATGAAGGAAAACGTGTAacattgtttgttttttttcttagaaCATATAAACTGTTCCCCCAATATCCACACAATTTAAATTCTCATATAAATACATGACATCTAGTGGGTTCAAAACACCTAACATCCCGAAAAAACCGATCAATTCAACTCATTTAAGGTGTGTTGGattcaaataaacaaaaatcttATGGGTGGGTTGGTTCATagattaataaatatatttattttaattttatttaatttcattaatgttttttaaaagtttacTCTCCACCACCCTAAAAATAGTTTTTTCACACtttggaaagaaaaaatttattatataaattaaaattaagtttgttataattaaattagcattaactttttttgttgttttagaACTAAAATTTAGATAAATAACTCAGTAACTCAAACCAACCCAACCGGTTGAGTTAGGTTGACAAAATTTAAGATCCGAACAATTGAATTTAGTCTAAAAAGTCTTTCAATCCAAATCACAAGCTCCTCTAATAACCTCATCTCTAAGGACAGCTGTGGTTTTTTTTGGTTATGTGTTAACTTTTCCTACCTTTTCAATCTTAGGTTTATCATGTTATGTATATTCATTCATGTATTTCTCTTTCAATTCAACTTAAGAATATCAGAAAATCTTCAAACTTCTCTATTTTCTTTGCCTTAAAAATACAAAGATTCTATAGTTTAGTAGCCATTTTTCAATACTATGCTCTTGTATTACCGATATGTCGATAGCCATTtttcagaaaaagaaagaaaaaactcaaatttctcGAAGCAAAGAAGAAAAGTAGAGAGGAAACATATTATTATGTCCAAAGCTCATGCAGCCTCAAACATGAGGCCATTTCATAGAAATGAGCATCGACCTCACTATAACTGTAATGCTTCAATTTCAAAACTATGCTTAAGACCAACTACTCAATTTGTGTCTaataattttacatttttaagaAATTAATGTACCTATTAGTACGAAAATTTTTTAAGTTCAGTTAGAcagaaattaaattttatattaaatttttaaaagttttgacTGCatctaaaatttattaaatattaaattgaaaGATCATCGATTGGATATTTTTTAAAGCACGTAGACTCAACTAGacacatttttcaaaattcaagcATGAAACCTATATATGAATATTCTTATAGTTATTACACTTTTGATTGTAAAGGTGATTGCATGTAAATTACTAAAATATACGAATAAATCAcgaaacttgaaatatttataaaaaataattcaaatagAACTATGTATTTTTTATTGGTAAACATAAGTGGGTATCGAACTGATAACTGAGTGTATAACTATGCTTTTAAAGAAGTtggaaatataacaaaatctagcattctaaaaactattaaaaggaaaaaaaaaaaaacaaaatttaccaCGTGACAAGTTATGATTGAACAATTTGGTAGAATGCATAAAAATAGATGATACTCTAGAAGCAAAAATAACTATTTTCCTTTACTAATATAAATTAGAATACGTAATAACTCTGGTTGAAGCACTTTGTATGTAAAATATTTTCACTAACCAAACATAAAAGAATTTAGAAAAGTAACACAAAATCTCCATTGGGATTCTAGATTTTCTCTTCTTCATTCAGAACAAGCTTTCCCTCATTAAAATCACAAGCTAAAATGGGCACACCAAGTTGCTTCTGCAGTTTCTTCACCACAAACACTTCTGGCTCCTCACAAATACTCACCACAGTCCCCATCCTCCCGAGCCGACCCGTCCGGCCAGCTCGATGTGCATAATGAATTGAATCTGTAGGCAGATCCAGGTTGACTACAAGATCACATTCAGCAATGTCCAAACCCCTAGCTGATAATTCATTGGTCACTAAAACTCTTAATTCGCCATTCTTGAAACTTTTCAAAGTAGTTGATCTTGCAAGTTTTCCAAGATCTCCATGTAGCTCTGCCGCAGTCACCCCCCGAGCCTTTAACTTGAAGACGACGTCCCTAAGTTGCTTTGTGTGGTTCATGAAAACCATCACAAATTTGGCATCGAGTGCATGAATGCATCGTCTTAACATATCAACCTTATGTTGCAACCTTGATGTGCAATAGTAGTGTTTTAAAGAGGGAGGTAGAGTATCAATGGCAGTCTGACTCTGCAAAGTTGAATTCGACGTCGATCCAGAAGAAGGTGCTCTCAGATTAACCGGTCCCGAGGGAGGAACCGATTCAAGTGGGGCAACCTTGTTGGCCTTGACAAGAAGAGGGTCGCATCCCCAGCTTTTAGCTGCCCTTACTACAGAAAATGGGACTGTCGCAGACACCATGACTAATTGTCGCTCTGCCCTTCTTGCTTGAGTGTTTTCTGATCCGCGTGGATTGGCGCTTGATCTTCTTCCTACATGTTCCAATATACGATGCATGTCTTCCCGAAAATTAAACGAAAGTAGTTCATCCACCTCATCTAAGATCAAGAAGCTACAACCATGTGTGTGAAGCTTCCCTGCAGCACTAATCTCTGCAATCCTTCCTGGTGTCCCAACAACAATGGAaggtttgtttttctttaaagcTTCCTCCTGCCTTGATCGGTTCGCACCTCCAACAAGCTGCTGAACTATTTTCCGGTTTGCAGGTCCTAATATCTTCTCGACCTCTCTCACAATTTGCATTCCCAACTCCCTTGATGGAGCTACAATAACTGCCTCTATCTCCTTTTTCTTTCCAGGTTCGTCATTGTAATTCGAAACTGTATTCTTAAATGGACCTATTTCTGAAAGGATGGGAAGAACATATGCTAATGTTTTCCCAGAACCCGTGTAAGATTGAATGACAACATcatgttttttcaaaatggtGGGAACTGATGCAGATTGAATGTCAGTAGGAACTGTGAATCCTTCACTCTCTAACCTCTCTATCAATGCATCTGCCAGACCAAGCTCAGAAAATGACTTGGCAGCAAATGGAGCCATCTGTATTTCTACCGAACTTCTCGTTCCACCGACCTTCTTTTCATTGTTCCGAACAATCTTTACTCTACTTTTCGAGATATCCCGTGGGGTATCCAACTCGGTAACTTTATTCACTTTGCTCTTGTCTGTCTCCTGAAACTCACTTTTGAACCCAAGGCTAGCAAGAGTAAGGGGTCCATGGTTCGGCTCTGCCTTGTTAAGACAAAACACACCACTGTGAAACAAAGTCGATCGACAAACTTGCGGTAACTTATGGAAGGGAAACGACTCTCCAGCAAACAAAAATAACCTGCCTGGTACTAAAGCATTCATCTTTTCTAAAGTTTCCCCTAGAAAATATTACATACGCTGGGGGAAATAACTCAGCTCAGATAGCCCAACAAGGACAAATGCTACCAAAGTTCTCTGAACAAGAATGAATTCCAATTCAAGTTGATGATTTTATATAAATCTGAAACAAGCAAAATGCCAAAATCAGCCACGATAACAATGACGCTACAACAAAgtaatattcaatttttatcAAGATTAAGAACCACGCATCTAGCTTCCTTAATACATCGAATCAGAAAAAACCATCATGGACTGAAGATTTTAGTGAAACATGCATCATTAATTTTgtttacaaataaaaaaaaaaaaaaaaaaacccaaatacAAGTTGGCATTTTCACAAACATGTGGCAGGCAAAGACGTGTGAGAATATCAAAACGCTCGCTACCCAGCTGAATTTATGCATATGCAAGAATGGTTCCAACACAGAAAAACAATTAAAAGGCGACAATATTTTCTAAACATTAATGAAGCTCAACTCAATATTTTTCCCCAAGAACCAGCCATGTCAATTttaaagggggggggggggggggggggggggggggggaggggggggaaGCCGAAGAAAAAGGGTAAGATAtgacaacaacaaaaaaatggaGCATAGAAGGTATTTAACTTTGAAATTTGAAGAAACAGAAGCTCAAGAAGAAGAATGGAAGAGAAATAAGTgtgaaaaaaaaacatgaagaagaagaaactccACTTACAGAACAATCCAGATGAAGAATTCGGtggaggaaaaagaagaagaagatgtagATTCTGGCAATAGTTACTGAAATAGAATCTCCGGCGAAGAGCGACGGCGCCGGCCACCTCAGAACGTCGGAAGGGAATGGAATTTGGGAGAGTAAAATTAGCCGGCGGAAGTGTGGGAAACTGAAATGCTATCTGAAGAAGAAAATAACGAAAATGTATAGTTTGAATCAACACTACATTTCTACTTGTAAATACGGACACCATTACATTTCTATCTATCTCTAATAATAGGTTTCTCTCTAAACGGTACGAAACCTAAAATTTTTTGCAACAATAAAAACAACCATAAtagttttttataattatttcaaaGACTTCTGTAGTAAAATGTAACAATCTATTTGTTGCAGACTACTATTTGTATTTATCACGATAATAGTAGCATGATCTATTGtagatagattgtgatatttgTTAGAACTTATGTCcaaaaactcatagtttgtggtttaaaattgttgaaatttatgttctCGAAATCGTAGTTTggagttaaaattatattctattcaatgaGGTAATCAATGACTTATtagtaaaaatataatattataatcttgaatccaattaaGTAAAGTTCTGAGTCTATCTAGTGTATACTTATACTTTATGTacagacataaatatggatcaaATTTGAGTCTATAGCCTAAACGAtctatgaataaggttgggcgtctTATTTCGAGAACAGTATGAATGTGGCCCattctgtagttagtacaaacgatgtgatcctgaatcattcatgtaaagacatgggagtaggggcattctatgtaaagagtttacataagattgaaaccatgaaataattatttttaagttataacgtactatataaattgactattttcgattatgatgacatagataacttaatcttaatcctgagctaactatgaacttctgttcaaacgatattatccttagatctgtgTAGGTGAGAACAGCTAAGCGACTCTGGCCTaaaagcctcccattttaggggtataACGTAGATGGCTAGGCACATAGGGTAcaagacagaattcacttctacccgttttagggttagtagataggttgttcccttaagaactgaatccaagtcttgaactgAACAAGGGATCCTGTCCTCTCATTAGCCTGAGAAGGATTCGATTTATaagttagaccttaaaccaaatgttcaatagtagaTTAGTGAGACTTAAATATCAAGATGTAGTCTCGTGgataaaatggtattttgacccagtcgaaacaacctgtgaaagattaacttactgattatAGTTAtatgacacaaatatatctattagcgaggggagtgcaactatgggactttagtggaatgactcattagttaaagaatattgattagctcggtctaatagagtttagccagttaatctcagatcaTTGGAGCCTAttatctataggtccattaggttcccctactagctcatatgaaattaacttagaataatatgttgaaataattcaaattgttcaaattagatagagagagaaacagacaaatatatgtgatatagtcatcggttataaagctttatgtttaaatatgatttaaatattaaaatatgaatacaaattcatattcggaagctcgaaattgatggaaatagtcaaaattgtgaaaagtcaaaatgttgattttgtACTTTGAAAAGTAAAGCTTTGAcagactttatattcaaatgtgatttgaatttcgaaaaaaatgaatgcggattcatgcttggGAGGTCAACATTAgccaagatggacaaaatgaaaaaaagtcaaaatgttgacttttgatttgaaaaagtaaaattttgattttgactttaattggttaaatgaccatattgcccttggactaaagaTAGTGGGAAAATTctacattttgttggataatcccactcaTTCTTAGTCGGATAAATAAGATGTAAATATATAACCCATTAAgttgaaaacgaaaaatgaggtgttattttataaaaaaatttcgtgCATTTTTGCATGTTATGTCTTTATAAAAGTAAGTTTTGAAaagtaatttaaaattattcgGAGAATTTTAGAAACTACTtaaatttttaacaaatttatgTTGATTTCTTCCTCATTTTTCCATCAATCtctcatttttttccttcacttaacgagtctcacaacccggttctaagtTCAGATAATAGCGAGTCAACACTAATAGTGGTTCCGATTCGTATTCGTGAGGAGATTTTGAAGATTGGGAAGCTTCAAAGGTATGTATTTCTCTTGACCTTAATTAATGTAATTAGGGTAGTTATAAAACATGTTAACTTCTAATTTAGTTTAGATGTATTTAGAGTAATTTTTGATCTATTCTTCCACCGCACATGTCTCGTTTTTCCatcaatattttg
Encoded proteins:
- the LOC103490972 gene encoding DEAD-box ATP-dependent RNA helicase 47, mitochondrial; translation: MNALVPGRLFLFAGESFPFHKLPQVCRSTLFHSGVFCLNKAEPNHGPLTLASLGFKSEFQETDKSKVNKVTELDTPRDISKSRVKIVRNNEKKVGGTRSSVEIQMAPFAAKSFSELGLADALIERLESEGFTVPTDIQSASVPTILKKHDVVIQSYTGSGKTLAYVLPILSEIGPFKNTVSNYNDEPGKKKEIEAVIVAPSRELGMQIVREVEKILGPANRKIVQQLVGGANRSRQEEALKKNKPSIVVGTPGRIAEISAAGKLHTHGCSFLILDEVDELLSFNFREDMHRILEHVGRRSSANPRGSENTQARRAERQLVMVSATVPFSVVRAAKSWGCDPLLVKANKVAPLESVPPSGPVNLRAPSSGSTSNSTLQSQTAIDTLPPSLKHYYCTSRLQHKVDMLRRCIHALDAKFVMVFMNHTKQLRDVVFKLKARGVTAAELHGDLGKLARSTTLKSFKNGELRVLVTNELSARGLDIAECDLVVNLDLPTDSIHYAHRAGRTGRLGRMGTVVSICEEPEVFVVKKLQKQLGVPILACDFNEGKLVLNEEEKI